The Niabella beijingensis genomic interval TATCTTTAGAACGGAGATCGCCCCGTGGATCCTATTCCACAACAGGAAAAACCGGTACATGCATACTTTGTTAATTCAACATATCAGGGCCCTGGTTCCGCTGGCGGAAGCGGAGGAGGACCTGATCATAGCAGCCTTTCAGCAGAAACGGCTAAAGCGCCGGCAATTCTTTGTACAGGAAGGAGACCCCTGCCGCTACCTGGGCTTTGTTACAAAAGGAGTGCTGCGTTCTTATTTCACCAGTGAAAAGGGTCAGGAACACATAATCCAGTTCGCTATTGAGGGCTGGTGGCTGAACGACAATGAAAGTTTTTTATTCAATACCCCCTCCCAATTCAACATTGAGGCACTTGAAGACACAACGCTGTTACAGATCGACCGGCCGGCTCTTGAAGCCCTTTACCGGGATGTGCCGCAGCTGGAGCGCTTCTTTCGCATCCTTTATCAGCGCAGCTTTATCATGCTTCAGAAAAGGGTGATCGCGACCATAAGTCAGACCGCCGAACAGCGCTACCTGGAGTTTGCAGACCGGTACCCGGAGATCGTGCATCGTGTTCCCCAATACCAGCTGGCGGCCTACCTGGGTATGACGGCAGAATTCCTCAGCAAGATCCGTCATGGTATTGCTGTAAAAAGATCTTAATCCAGTTCAATCATTTTTTCTGTAGTACTTCATTTTTTTTAAATGCGGCAAATGACAGTTTTGCCTTTTGATCATCTAAAAAAAATGAATATGGAACTCTTTACACAAACAACCGGGCTCACCTCCCTGATACTCCGGCTCACTCTCGGTCTTGTAATGCTGCCACACGGCTGGCAGAAAATGGCCCATTTTAATAACACGCTGATGCACCTGCAACAGGATTATCACCTACCCTGGCTGGTGGCGGTTCTTGTAATCCTGACGGAGTTCATTGCTCCGGTCTTGCTGGTAGCTGGTCTCGCTTCCCGTGCAATGGCGTTGCTACTCATCCTGCTGATGACAGGAGCCGTTTTTGCGGGGCACCACTGGCAACATGGATTTTTTATGAACTGGTTTGGGAACCAGAAAGGAGAAGGCTTTGAATACCATCTGCTGGCCATTGGTCTCGGCATTGCCATTGTTCTTTCAGGAAGCGGAAAATGGTCTGTTGACCAGTTGCTCGGCAGCCGTTGGTAAACGGATCTGCAGCCAGGGGTGCCCTGGCAGAAAGTCGGGCTTCTTAAAAGAAGTTTAAATTCAATTCAGTAGCTTTGAGTGGTCAGTTTAAATTTGAAACAAAACAACAGGCAAGCCCTTGAACGATTCGGTACCGCCTGCTTATGCCATTCAAAAAATGAAAAGAAGAAAATTCATCAGCCAGAGCGCCA includes:
- a CDS encoding DoxX family protein, producing the protein MELFTQTTGLTSLILRLTLGLVMLPHGWQKMAHFNNTLMHLQQDYHLPWLVAVLVILTEFIAPVLLVAGLASRAMALLLILLMTGAVFAGHHWQHGFFMNWFGNQKGEGFEYHLLAIGLGIAIVLSGSGKWSVDQLLGSRW
- a CDS encoding Crp/Fnr family transcriptional regulator, whose product is MHTLLIQHIRALVPLAEAEEDLIIAAFQQKRLKRRQFFVQEGDPCRYLGFVTKGVLRSYFTSEKGQEHIIQFAIEGWWLNDNESFLFNTPSQFNIEALEDTTLLQIDRPALEALYRDVPQLERFFRILYQRSFIMLQKRVIATISQTAEQRYLEFADRYPEIVHRVPQYQLAAYLGMTAEFLSKIRHGIAVKRS